The genomic DNA GGCAGTAACAGAGGCGGCTGCAGAGAGTGAGAAGCCGGCGGAGAGACCGGAAGTGAGAGTTCTGATTAAATGGTCGGAGAGCCAGATTTCCAACTGGCCCGTTCTTGTGGACGAGTACAATGCAGATGACAGCAATCCGGTTAAGATCAATCTGGAATTTTACGGTTCAGAGGGCTATGACGACAAGGTGAAGGCGGAGCTGATGGGGGATAATCCGCCGGAGATTGTACAGCTGATGAAGACGACCTTCAACGAATATTCCGCCAATGGACAGCTCATGGAA from Anaerotignum faecicola includes the following:
- a CDS encoding extracellular solute-binding protein, which encodes MRVLIKWSESQISNWPVLVDEYNADDSNPVKINLEFYGSEGYDDKVKAELMGDNPPEIVQLMKTTFNEYSANGQLMELTGFLGKEGWNYNKGALAWAGPLNNPENGVYGIPDFANTSCIFYNTKLFAELGIEE